gaggcttcgatttaaaaataaagtctcaGTTGTCAAATGAgtatttaactaaaatgatgatgaaaaaaaatattttttaatgtcatGGCGCATATGTGACACCAAAGAGGCcaatttgaacataagtttcaaaaagtggttaaatgttatatttttttttaataaatgggtcATTTTGAGCCAAAACTCTAGAATTCTTGCTATCATGTTCCTTCATCAGtcttttattcttcaaattgaCAAATAAGAGTACAAAACTGTTTTTGGACgcaactatttttaaaattaatttgttatttttaaattttttttggaaaacctcatttaaatttattttctatttttttcatttaagaataaaaaataaatgttttaaaaaacatctttgagttatataaatatttaaaatgattaaaataaaatattactcataaaaattatttttaaaatacatttaaaaatattttaagttttcaacaaatttttgttttataaaatatcataaaacaattttaaaaaattattctaaacaactatttttcaaaacttttactAAACAAGTaagtttgataaatttttgagataaaatataattttaagaatttattatgaaaataggTTGTTTTcctgagattttttttttttttagtgttttcaattattttttatacaatattttgattgacaattaaaaatataaacagtacttatataaaaaaaaaacttagtaGCTTTATGCacaataattcaaaaaaattgtttcttataattgatttttttaacagAATTTTGCTcctaactttttcatttttaaaattaataaaaattattgattttaataaatatttaatctctaaattatttttaagttatcatTAAAATTGATGATAGTTGGattatttttaagtaataattcatgctcaaaacaaaaacaatagtTTTTTCATGATGACAACtttactaaaaatttattatttagttaaatttcataaaattaagcttaattattcttaaactactaacttaaaacttattactgatttttttactttaagcatgaaagttgtttgataaaaataatttaaaatttatttcaaattattaaattgacatatttgccctcatgaattttaattaatctttatatttttattaatcttgagtaatatttttaattataaataaaataaatttacaatgattaaatatatttacacGAGCTTACTGGATGTAAATGAAATTATCCCTTTTGAAGATCGCAAGTTACAAATGAATAGGGAAAGAATGGAGGAGAGGTAAAGCTCAAATGAGTGACACCGAAGAACATCCAAGACACTAACAATTGTGTGTTACCAATTTTACAACTCCAAACCGAGCTGAACATGTCCATGTAAGAACTTGTACAGTTGTATGGTGCTGCCCTTGCATGCCTTTTGGAAGGTCCAGGCTTTGCAACTGTAACAAATACAAACCTGCCATGGAAACACCTAACAGAAAAACCAATTTTCATTAGATGAAAAAGGCTTTTATGGCCTAAAAAAAACTATAGTGAGAAATGCGACCTATTACCGATGATTCATACCATTCAGTCCATCCATCACTTTCACAGCCGATTGAGCAGATTCTTTTGTAATCCATGAAAATCCCAGAGGTTGACTGgaaattttgtttctcatcGTTTTCACTGCAAGATGATGATTAGCATAAGAGAAGAGTAATCAACGATTATATTGGCAGGTCACTTTCACTATAATATGACGATTAGCATAAGAGAAGAGTAATCAATGATTATATTGGCAGGAATTTGTAACATCAGAATGAATATGTTTGGAGCAacttcaaacaaaaaatgattatCCATGTGAAGGAATCACGGCAGTTATCACTGTATGATGTTAAACAGCACAATGGAGTcatattctttctttttaaaggACAGAAAACTTTCACTTCCTTCAAGGTATGAACTTAGAAAGTAGGTGGCCGCCACACAAGCTTAAagagacttggtacctttgaaaTCAACAAAAGATAGCTTGAATTTAAGACACCCTTTTGACCAAAAAGAATACTACTACCTCTTTATGTTCTTTCTCTATTGTTATGGCAACCATTAAATCAAATATCGGTTTTAACCACCCTTTTTCCAAGCTTGTTCAGAGGACAATTCTCTGCCCGATCAATTGAGTGAGTACAACAACATGCTTGCCCTTTTTCACAAATATAAGGCTTGTTGATAGTAGTTCAGGTTCATATTGTTCTAGTTTGGATAACTAATTCAACTATCACAAGACCAACATTTTTGCCTAAAACATCATAACACTCACCAACTCCGTATCTCTGAATTAGCAAACAAGTCCCATGGACTAAAATTCCCCATTCATACAAGTCCTtgcaagtattttttttaagtaatttcacTCATTCCAAATTAGCAAGATTCAAATAATAGCATACATTATGAAAATGGTCCTCTGTGAAATTGTacattatttcaaaataaaagacatttatgaattttgttGTTGAATAAGCAATTCAGATAATCTAATGAGAAGCTAATCTTTCTGGGAGTTACTTCTGAACACATTGAAAGGAGAGAGAATTTTGGAAGATCCTTACATTAGAACTTGTATGGTGCTGCCTTCACATGCCTTTTGGAAGGTCCAGGCTTAGCAATTTTAACAAATACAAACCTGCCATGAAAAAACTGAACAGGAAACCaatttttaattgatgaaaaGGGCTTTATTGCCTCAAAAAATTTAGTGCGAAACACAAAATATTATCAAAGATGCATGCCTTTCCATCCATCATTTTCACAGCCAATTGAGCAGATTCTTCAGTTGTAAACCAAGCAAATGCAAATCCCAAAGGTTGagaagaaattttatttctcttgaTTCTCACTGCAAGATGATGATTAGAAAGAGAGAGGAGTAATTAATGATCAGATTGGCAGGAATGTGTAACATTAGAATGGATGTGTTTGGAGCAACTTCAAACATAAAATGACTTCTAAATTCTAATATCTCCATCTCAATATTTAGCATGGGAGTCATTCATTGGATGAGTTTAAACTGCACACATTTCTAATTTTCCAAATGTGGtaatgcttcttcttctttctgaAGGGAAGTAAGTTTTCACTTCCTTTAAATGTGTCTAAGCTTACAAATTTAACTGTGGCTAGGCTACACAAGCTTAAAGAGACTTGATAGCTTGAATTTTTGAGACACCCTTTAATAGTATGAGCTGATAATGCACCTCCCTATCTCGCTTCTCTATCATTATAGCAACCATTAAATCAAACCTCATTTTTAACCATCTCTTTCCTCAAGTTTGTTCAGATGAAAACATCATAAAACCCATTAACTCTATTTCCATGGATTACCTACTACATCCCATGGACTAAAATTCCCCATTCATAAGCTGATACACCGTACACGTCTTTGCAAGCCTCTTTTCAAGTAATTTCATTCATTCCAACCATTTTCATAAATGTCAAACTGCCACACAAATGATTTATATACACAAAATAGCCCTTGGAAGTGTTCCTAATATGGGTGCCTCTAATCTCCATAGATATGAGTCAAGTTTTCTCAAGTTTCAAAACTCCAGCTCAAAAAAGTATGAAGTGTACACAAAATTGATAATAATCTAAGAAAAAGATACTTCTCCATACTAATATTCAATTAGTGGCATGTATTAGGGGATTGGTACTCTCTGTGAAATATATTCGATTGCAAAATTGAAGACATTTATGAATTTCTGTATTGTTGAATAAGGTATTCTTATGTGTACACAAAAACCTTTGCTGACTTCCCCAAACTGTGAAAATGCCTTCTTCAGACTTCCCTCACAGGTGGATTGTGGCAGTCCTGCAACAGTTGCCAGAAACAACAAGTTcattttttcatgtaaaatgGATTTAAAAGAATGAGTGGCAAATTGGCAATGAACTCCGGTGAAGAGGCGAGGACACCTTTTATAAAGATTCTTGTTGAAGAAGATTCATCGTCAGTTGCGCAGCACCGGAGACATGGATAACGGAGACCGGGCGACGCAGACGAGATTGAAACTGGATGGATTTTGCGATTGGTGGTTGTTGAAActgtaattagggttttagaAGAATGTTTATGGGATTGAAGCAATGAGAACGACGATGGAGACCACCCAAACAGGGCCATTCCAAACCCTAATTTACAGAAATTACACGAACCAAAAGCACCCTTTCAACCAAGTATGAAAGCCTCCAAAACCCAGCCCCAAGGTTTCATGTCAGGCCTGGTTAAATGCTAAATAGGCCCAATGAAGCCCAACTCTTTAGATTGCCATGCAGAAAGGTAAACCAATTCGGCCCAATTAAGCCCAATTAAGGCCCTGTTTGAATCAACCTCACAGAAGCCAAAATCCCattttaacttcaaaaaaattatgatattttattctaatttaaaatttttacttaaattaaaaattaaaaataaattattctaaaCACAGCCCAAGTAAAAAATCGAAAGGACAATTTTGTTTCACGTCTTTTATTTTATGACAGTGCATCGAATAAgttgatttggaaaaaaaaataaaaataaaaatcaagcacGTTGGATGAATAGAATATTATCAGGGGAAGGACTGAAAAagatttgaagaagaaaaaacatggAGCCACAATAACAATTCATATAATAAACTGATCGAGTTTTCTTTTCAGATGAGAGTATCGAATCGACAAAGATAAATTTTGATTCCATTAACCGAACGGAAAAAGTTATTCCAAGATGCTTGTAGCTAGCTGTATCTGATTAAGGTCTGGTAGAAGTTTGTGATATATGTTGATTAGACCACTGAAGCAATATGGGAAAAGGCATCCATTAGAGTATGCCACTAATGGCAAGGGATCATTTTACAAACTATACAAAATAGTTCAATCAGCATAATAAGTTGTGTCTTTGCTTCCCGACTACGAAAAATATGCCAAACATATTGTGACATCCCATCTTGTGTcgggaaaaaaaatagtattatatatgtatgaattgtttttattcatataaatgcattttaaaatcgggaaaatattttgattttagagtAGATAATATTTACTCTTGGATCAGGCTTTGGTCATCTCATTTGTTGCTCCCCAATAAGAGGCTCCCATGATTTGAACTCATGACTTtggttttaatattaatttttagattaaattttgactatcttatttgaaaaccaattgaTAATCAATGAAAATAGGTCAAACATTTTGTAACATTTGACATCATATGACACAGACTTGTTCTAAGAGTCATCATTTAAATAACATATTCTTGAGCTTAAAAGCGACATTGTTGTACCCCAACATCTACATATGATAGAATAAATCATTACAAATAATATCGGAATTGATCCCTAACTTTAATGTGAGAGTTAGTTTATTTGGTTTGTTAAAGGTACGGGTTTTTAAGCCAACAAacaatatttgtataaataataaaaatagctAACCAATTAATTAATGTGTTAATGTGAGAGCTAAAAAGGTAGTTACTGTATATGCATAGTTTAATGGTAAACGTGGATTCCTTTGGATGGGGATGAGACTTTAGGTAAGTTAATATCAATTTCCATTGGCTAAAGAATTGAAGGACATGTGGATGGAGTCCCATGTCTCAATTCTTAAGCCAAAACAGTCTTTGTCCTTTGAGTTGGGCACATTCATCATATGAAAGAGACCACCAATACCCAACCAAAAGAGCAATTACGTGTATGAAAATAGTACAAGAGACCTGCCAAAATAGtttcaaagaaagagaaaaagtcaaaaaacCAAAGGCTCTTCACCCTCCTAAAGAGTAAGGTCGGAGGATGTTGATTCAATCTTGAGTAAGACATCTTGGAGGCATTTGCCACCTTATGGATTCTCTTTTTAGCCTAACACTTCTGTCCTTTTGTATatacggtttttttttttaaattttaatttattgttgttGACCAcgtttgataaaatataatacataattattaatgatttaaattaattttaaattaaattatacttaaaatgATACGTCAAAGTTATTCTTAATTTTAGAttgtaatattaagttttttttatcaaacatatttaatacatttaataacttaaattaagttattaatttatattatgttaataagttgatttatcaaacacccttcGTATAATCTATTTACTTAtgacaaattaataaaaaaaaattataataattatattggGTTGATTTAGGGCATGTCGAGACCGTGCATTATTGCATGATAGAAATGCGGTGTCCTTTGTGGGTACTCTCAAAGATGGACGAACTAAATTCTTTTGGAAAACTATAAATTTGCTAATTTGAGGACATATATGCATTGATTAGCTATATTGGATGTATATTAAGATAGCAATCGAAGGTGGTCCATTTGACTTGTATATTGTAATTTGCTCATTGAAAACAAATGCTTGATTCGTTGATGGATGTGTAAATCTTTGAttaatatgaatgaaaaaaaagacaaaattagATTCTTTTGGAAAACTACAAATTTGTCaatt
This region of Vitis vinifera cultivar Pinot Noir 40024 chromosome 5, ASM3070453v1 genomic DNA includes:
- the LOC100254593 gene encoding glycine-rich RNA-binding protein 3, mitochondrial, which encodes MALFGWSPSSFSLLQSHKHSSKTLITVSTTTNRKIHPVSISSASPGLRYPCLRCCATDDESSSTRIFIKGLPQSTCEGSLKKAFSQFGEVSKVRIKRNKISSQPLGFAFAWFTTEESAQLAVKMMDGKACIFDNILCFALNFLRQ